A stretch of the Candidatus Zixiibacteriota bacterium genome encodes the following:
- a CDS encoding DUF87 domain-containing protein, giving the protein MVQTKRFKLGKHALKGSAFTVKGDELQTHAMIVGGTGRGKSKFLELAARNFIESETPIVVLDPHGDTVKNILQHATERHLDNRVVCIDPNQAVDEAVYPLNFLQRTSDDIATHASHIMRAIAKVFGEEDSQSKPRLERRERATLMALIEASYSMAEMLHFLSISDPRFRQHVLKRVTDPYVLSEWSEYDSISRRAEREQLLESCLNRAAKIILNEPVRRCLGAPSCNLDWEDVVRNKKIVLVNLQPTKVSRECMQLMGILILDHLVRFGTRSTRPLSSPLYVLCDELDELASPDLSYALQALRKRRIFVWGCIQYLEQLRTHDTTSKLYHSFMANADLKVVFHTTYEDAQLLVHELFAGEFRGDIVKDEIKRTTPIPVESVRKVFGTTEHESATQSSADTTGSAVSSNTVDVDMRSHAHGTNEILSPDGTIVSRGGSDIETRGTSTARGSSDVSSSQHMEGSAHTVSRGSSVSEVPFYEYLLRQELTSRTFYTIEELTEQFIAFLQCQPERHVQIKLKDRKGAPVVLSFVHPTRIREKHVLKLIHRSNERVALPPPKVDAILHERLKLPEAVEAIEDETPRWE; this is encoded by the coding sequence ATGGTACAAACAAAGCGCTTCAAACTTGGTAAGCACGCTCTCAAAGGGAGCGCTTTCACAGTCAAGGGCGACGAGCTTCAGACCCATGCCATGATCGTCGGTGGCACGGGTCGAGGGAAAAGTAAGTTTCTGGAATTGGCTGCGAGAAACTTCATCGAGTCAGAAACTCCCATCGTCGTCCTCGACCCCCACGGGGACACCGTCAAGAACATCTTACAGCACGCTACCGAACGACACTTGGACAACCGAGTGGTGTGCATCGACCCCAACCAAGCCGTGGATGAGGCGGTCTATCCGCTCAACTTTTTACAGCGTACATCGGATGACATAGCGACGCATGCCAGTCACATTATGCGGGCCATCGCCAAGGTCTTCGGTGAAGAGGACTCGCAGTCGAAGCCACGGCTTGAACGCCGCGAGCGTGCGACGCTTATGGCACTCATTGAAGCGTCTTACTCGATGGCCGAGATGTTGCACTTCCTGTCGATCAGCGACCCACGATTCCGGCAACACGTGCTCAAGCGTGTAACGGACCCGTACGTGTTGTCCGAGTGGTCGGAGTACGACTCCATATCACGACGGGCCGAACGCGAACAGCTGCTGGAATCCTGTCTTAACCGTGCGGCGAAAATCATTCTCAACGAGCCGGTGAGACGCTGCTTGGGAGCACCATCCTGCAATCTCGACTGGGAAGATGTCGTTCGAAACAAGAAAATCGTTCTCGTGAATCTGCAACCGACGAAGGTGAGCCGGGAATGCATGCAACTCATGGGAATTCTGATTCTCGACCACCTGGTTCGGTTCGGAACGCGTTCAACCCGTCCTCTTAGTTCGCCCCTCTATGTATTGTGCGACGAACTGGATGAGCTCGCGAGTCCTGATCTGTCGTACGCACTGCAAGCACTTCGTAAGAGGCGCATTTTCGTCTGGGGGTGCATTCAATATCTTGAGCAGCTTCGCACCCACGACACAACCTCGAAACTGTACCATTCCTTCATGGCGAATGCGGATCTCAAAGTCGTGTTTCACACGACATATGAGGATGCCCAACTTCTCGTTCATGAATTGTTCGCCGGAGAGTTTCGCGGCGACATCGTGAAAGACGAGATCAAGAGAACGACTCCGATTCCCGTGGAATCGGTCAGAAAGGTGTTCGGAACGACCGAGCATGAGAGTGCGACGCAGTCATCGGCGGACACAACAGGTTCTGCAGTATCGAGTAACACGGTTGACGTTGACATGCGCTCTCACGCGCATGGTACGAATGAAATCCTCAGTCCTGACGGAACCATCGTTAGCCGGGGAGGCAGCGATATCGAGACGCGTGGAACGTCTACTGCGCGAGGATCATCGGATGTGAGTAGCTCACAACACATGGAAGGGAGCGCACATACCGTGTCGCGCGGAAGTAGCGTTTCTGAAGTTCCCTTTTATGAGTACCTCTTGCGTCAGGAATTGACCAGCCGCACGTTCTATACGATCGAGGAGTTGACCGAGCAATTCATCGCGTTTCTCCAGTGCCAGCCGGAACGTCACGTCCAGATTAAGCTGAAGGATCGCAAGGGCGCACCGGTCGTGTTGAGCTTCGTGCACCCAACCCGAATACGGGAGAAACACGTTCTGAAACTCATTCATCGCAGTAACGAAAGAGTTGCGCTCCCGCCGCCTAAGGTGGATGCAATTCTGCACGAACGGTTGAAACTACCCGAGGCTGTCGAAGCAATCGAGGATGAAACACCGCGCTGGGAATAG
- a CDS encoding methyltransferase domain-containing protein: MNAVLAERARISATDSVLDSGCGWGGSTIWLYQNRKCDALGITLEGEQVAKCWEKAEDAKVARYVNFLRADFHDTPFRDGAFDVVWALESFCHSDDKPRVLREAHRLLKRGGRLIVADYFRAARDLNEPADSLLRVWLDQWVVPGLDTIPEYTTYLVQAGFETLDAEDITDRVRFSSLLLYKKGCRLAPFARLLNKLRPWFYTDMSHANWRSSILQHEALEAGAWRYGIILARKP; the protein is encoded by the coding sequence ATGAACGCTGTCCTGGCGGAACGAGCACGAATCTCCGCAACCGATTCCGTATTGGACTCCGGATGTGGCTGGGGAGGATCCACAATCTGGCTCTACCAAAACCGAAAGTGTGATGCTCTCGGAATAACTCTCGAGGGCGAGCAAGTCGCAAAGTGCTGGGAGAAAGCTGAAGATGCCAAAGTCGCGCGGTACGTCAATTTCCTAAGGGCTGACTTCCACGACACGCCGTTCCGTGACGGTGCCTTCGACGTTGTGTGGGCGTTGGAGAGTTTCTGCCATAGCGACGACAAGCCGCGTGTCCTACGAGAAGCCCATCGTTTGCTGAAAAGAGGGGGACGGTTGATAGTTGCAGACTACTTCCGTGCAGCTCGTGACCTCAATGAACCAGCCGATTCACTCCTCAGGGTGTGGCTTGACCAGTGGGTCGTACCGGGACTTGACACGATCCCGGAGTATACGACCTATCTTGTCCAAGCAGGCTTCGAAACGCTCGATGCAGAGGACATAACTGATCGGGTGCGCTTTTCCTCGCTCCTCCTCTATAAGAAGGGTTGCCGCCTTGCGCCCTTCGCACGCCTCCTGAACAAATTGCGTCCTTGGTTCTACACGGACATGAGCCACGCAAACTGGAGATCATCGATCCTTCAGCACGAAGCGCTTGAGGCTGGCGCTTGGCGCTACGGCATTATACTTGCGCGCAAGCCGTAG
- a CDS encoding ImmA/IrrE family metallo-endopeptidase — MAKATIGQERIEKRVAKILGDFGVDSPPIPVERIARKLGAAVRKEPYEGDLSGVLYRRAGECVIGVNNNDNGLRQRFTVAHEIGHLVLHDGSIYIDRKYAGELAKPAETESGKRFFRDKVSSMATDPHEIEANRFAAALLMPQDLLFADIEKRSISVPIRSLTDIKPLASRYRVSLEAMVFRLINLGVPVETA, encoded by the coding sequence ATGGCAAAAGCGACAATAGGACAGGAGCGGATCGAGAAGCGGGTCGCTAAGATTCTTGGCGACTTCGGAGTGGATTCTCCGCCAATTCCTGTAGAACGGATTGCGCGAAAGCTCGGTGCTGCCGTGCGCAAGGAACCGTATGAAGGTGACCTGTCTGGTGTTCTATACCGGCGTGCGGGCGAATGCGTGATCGGCGTGAACAATAATGACAATGGCTTGCGCCAGCGTTTCACCGTAGCCCATGAGATTGGCCATCTCGTGCTACACGATGGCAGCATTTACATTGACAGGAAGTATGCAGGCGAACTCGCCAAGCCTGCGGAGACGGAAAGCGGAAAGCGGTTCTTTAGGGACAAGGTCTCCTCGATGGCAACGGATCCACACGAGATTGAGGCAAACCGATTCGCGGCTGCTCTACTGATGCCACAGGACTTGCTCTTTGCAGATATAGAGAAGCGGAGTATTTCCGTTCCGATACGGAGTCTCACAGACATAAAGCCACTTGCTTCCCGGTATCGGGTGAGTTTGGAGGCGATGGTGTTTCGGCTGATCAATCTCGGCGTGCCAGTGGAGACCGCCTGA
- a CDS encoding helix-turn-helix transcriptional regulator yields MERSGYSHVYRTVGKAIAEARRNAARRLTQQQLADRTGGELTRSAVANIESGRQRLAVHHLYLIARGLDVDPARLLPSVEDMFPSGDETLQSELAKDPKLAKWLSKVVRRPITAEQ; encoded by the coding sequence ATGGAGCGGAGCGGATACTCTCACGTGTACCGGACGGTGGGCAAAGCGATCGCGGAAGCCCGTCGAAACGCTGCCAGGCGGTTGACTCAACAGCAACTGGCGGATCGGACGGGTGGAGAATTGACGCGTTCAGCCGTGGCAAACATTGAATCAGGGAGACAGCGACTCGCGGTTCACCATCTGTACTTGATAGCCCGGGGACTGGATGTTGACCCCGCGCGGTTGCTACCATCAGTTGAGGATATGTTTCCGTCTGGGGACGAAACGCTTCAGTCTGAACTGGCAAAGGACCCGAAGCTTGCGAAGTGGCTTTCGAAAGTGGTCAGGCGACCGATAACCGCGGAGCAGTAG
- a CDS encoding helix-turn-helix domain-containing protein, whose amino-acid sequence MNRFLSVKELAEVLGVPVSWIYDRTRQGGPEQLPHYKVGKYVRFSEAEIEEYLKAKSQQAESI is encoded by the coding sequence ATGAATCGGTTTCTCAGCGTCAAAGAACTCGCGGAAGTCCTGGGCGTCCCCGTCTCGTGGATCTACGACCGAACCCGTCAGGGAGGACCCGAGCAACTGCCGCACTACAAGGTCGGGAAATACGTCCGGTTTTCGGAGGCGGAAATCGAAGAGTACCTCAAAGCCAAGAGTCAGCAGGCGGAATCGATTTAG
- a CDS encoding site-specific integrase → MAKGSVIKRSGSWYAVYRDGSRQKWEKVGTSKRTAEKVLAERLDQLNSGGYQELTQIRFREFAEKWLKDYAEVNTKPSTYHSYVGVIQLHLNPYLGDRWLHKITAGHIQEIVSTKISDHGLSPKSVGNVLVVLKRMFQHAVLWGYLRRNPAALVQKPRVERQEMDILNPEEVRIFLQHVRAKHYALFLTAVLTGMRRGELLALQWGDIDWRSSQIIVRRSLYKGQFTSPKTKYSCRRIVMSKTLQEALQQHRLISIRSEDDLIFCNENGKPLDPDDLVKREFFPALDRAGLHRIRFHDLRHTYASLLIAQGENIKFIQHQLGHASATTTLDRYGHLMSDRNVEAAERLDQTVFGGFVRKLLENPESEGIPQKHELPEVFPLQGVKLGSGGRI, encoded by the coding sequence GTGGCAAAAGGAAGCGTCATTAAGCGCTCTGGAAGCTGGTACGCGGTCTATCGGGATGGCAGCAGACAGAAGTGGGAGAAGGTCGGAACGTCGAAGCGAACAGCCGAGAAGGTCCTGGCGGAACGTCTGGATCAACTCAATTCTGGTGGCTACCAGGAACTGACTCAGATTCGCTTCCGCGAATTCGCCGAGAAGTGGCTCAAGGACTACGCCGAAGTCAACACCAAGCCGTCGACGTATCACTCGTACGTGGGCGTCATTCAGCTGCATTTGAATCCGTATCTTGGCGACCGGTGGCTCCACAAGATTACCGCCGGACACATTCAGGAGATTGTCTCCACGAAGATCTCCGATCACGGTCTCTCGCCGAAGTCCGTTGGCAACGTCCTTGTTGTTCTCAAACGGATGTTCCAGCACGCCGTTCTCTGGGGCTACCTCAGACGCAACCCGGCCGCGCTCGTGCAGAAGCCGCGCGTTGAGCGTCAGGAGATGGACATCCTCAACCCCGAGGAAGTCCGGATCTTCCTGCAGCACGTGCGAGCCAAGCACTACGCCTTGTTCCTGACGGCAGTGCTCACGGGCATGCGCCGGGGAGAGCTTCTCGCCCTCCAATGGGGAGACATTGACTGGCGCTCGTCGCAGATCATCGTTCGACGGTCCCTGTACAAGGGACAGTTCACATCACCGAAGACGAAGTATTCTTGCAGACGCATCGTCATGTCCAAGACCCTACAGGAAGCACTCCAGCAACACCGTCTGATTTCGATTCGCTCCGAGGACGACTTGATCTTCTGCAACGAGAACGGCAAACCTCTCGATCCCGACGACCTCGTCAAGCGGGAGTTCTTTCCCGCACTCGACAGAGCTGGCTTACACCGGATACGCTTCCATGATCTGAGGCATACCTACGCTTCACTCCTGATCGCGCAGGGCGAAAACATCAAGTTCATCCAGCACCAACTCGGCCACGCGTCAGCGACAACGACGCTCGACCGGTACGGACACCTCATGTCCGATCGGAACGTCGAAGCGGCAGAACGCCTCGATCAAACGGTTTTCGGAGGTTTTGTTAGAAAACTGTTAGAAAATCCGGAATCTGAAGGCATTCCCCAAAAACACGAACTCCCCGAAGTGTTTCCACTTCAGGGAGTTAAGCTTGGTAGCGGGGGGAGGATTTGA
- a CDS encoding HDIG domain-containing metalloprotein, with protein sequence MDRDQAWALLNEYTKNPALIKHALAVEAAMKAYARQYGEDETVWGIIGLLHDFDYERYPTREDHPARGAEVLRGLGVSEDWIRTILSHTPYTGVPRDTQVAKVLFAVDELCGFLTACALVRPDKRIATVEVASVRKKMKQKAFAAQVSREEITAGAEQLGVDLDAHIAMVRDAMAGIAGELGL encoded by the coding sequence ATGGATCGGGATCAGGCGTGGGCGTTACTGAACGAGTACACCAAGAACCCGGCATTGATCAAGCATGCGCTGGCGGTCGAGGCGGCGATGAAGGCATACGCCCGCCAGTACGGCGAAGATGAGACTGTCTGGGGGATCATCGGTCTTCTGCACGATTTCGATTACGAGCGCTACCCCACGCGTGAGGATCATCCCGCGCGCGGGGCCGAGGTTCTGCGCGGGCTGGGCGTGAGCGAGGACTGGATTCGGACCATCCTGTCGCACACGCCATACACCGGCGTGCCGCGCGACACTCAGGTGGCGAAGGTCCTCTTTGCGGTGGATGAGCTGTGCGGCTTTCTGACGGCGTGCGCGCTGGTGCGTCCGGACAAACGCATTGCGACGGTCGAAGTGGCCTCGGTCCGGAAGAAGATGAAACAGAAGGCGTTTGCCGCGCAGGTCTCGCGGGAGGAGATCACAGCCGGGGCGGAACAACTCGGTGTCGATCTGGATGCGCACATCGCCATGGTGCGCGATGCGATGGCGGGGATTGCCGGGGAGTTGGGGCTGTAG
- a CDS encoding nucleotide sugar dehydrogenase gives MNTAQTLTRSTLENKLADRTATVIVIGLGYVGLPLAVEVAKAGLNVIGLEILQKKVDTISAGHSDIDDIDDATLAPLVKAGKLRATLDPCVLATADCVAICVPTPLSKTKDPDVSYILAAVESVVTHLHKDMLVVLESTTYPGTTEELIRPKLEAGGLKVGRDFYLAFSPERVDPGNPQYGTKNTPRIVGGTTPACTRVAQVFYRIFLDSVVPVSSTQAAETVKLLENTFRSVNIGLVNEVALMCDRLNLDVWEIIEAAATKPFGFMPFYPGPGLGGHCIPIDPHYWSWKLKSLNYYARFIELAGEINSHMPEYVVDRTARLLNEDGKALRGARILILGVAYKRDISDVRESPSLDVIRLLHVRGAQVTYADPHVPSVKMEDGSDMRAIDLTDTALAAADCVVILTDHSAFDYPHICATSRLVFDCRNATKHVPPGTGRVRKL, from the coding sequence ATGAACACCGCGCAAACTCTGACACGCTCCACCCTGGAGAACAAGCTCGCCGACCGCACCGCGACGGTCATCGTGATCGGCCTCGGCTATGTCGGCCTCCCGTTGGCGGTGGAAGTTGCCAAGGCCGGATTGAATGTGATCGGGTTGGAGATTCTACAGAAAAAGGTCGACACGATCAGCGCCGGACACTCCGACATCGATGACATCGATGATGCCACGCTCGCGCCACTCGTCAAAGCCGGCAAGCTGCGTGCTACGCTCGATCCGTGTGTCCTCGCCACCGCCGACTGCGTGGCGATCTGTGTGCCGACCCCGCTCTCGAAGACCAAGGACCCCGATGTCTCCTATATTCTGGCCGCGGTCGAAAGCGTCGTCACCCATCTGCACAAGGACATGCTGGTGGTGCTGGAATCGACCACCTATCCCGGCACAACCGAGGAACTGATCCGTCCCAAGTTGGAAGCGGGTGGCCTCAAAGTCGGTCGGGATTTCTATCTGGCCTTCTCGCCCGAGCGGGTCGATCCGGGGAATCCCCAGTACGGCACCAAGAACACCCCCCGCATCGTCGGCGGCACCACGCCCGCCTGCACCCGCGTCGCGCAGGTGTTCTACCGAATATTCCTCGATTCCGTCGTCCCTGTGTCGTCCACGCAGGCGGCCGAGACCGTGAAGTTGCTGGAAAACACCTTCCGTTCGGTGAACATCGGTTTGGTCAATGAAGTGGCGCTGATGTGCGACCGTCTCAACCTCGATGTCTGGGAGATCATCGAGGCGGCCGCGACAAAGCCGTTCGGCTTCATGCCGTTCTATCCCGGTCCGGGGCTGGGCGGACATTGCATTCCTATCGATCCTCACTATTGGTCGTGGAAACTCAAATCGCTGAATTACTATGCCCGCTTCATCGAGTTGGCCGGGGAGATCAACTCCCACATGCCGGAGTATGTCGTCGACCGCACAGCCCGCCTACTCAATGAAGATGGCAAGGCTTTGCGCGGCGCCCGCATTCTCATCCTGGGCGTCGCCTACAAACGCGACATCTCCGATGTCCGCGAATCGCCCTCGTTGGATGTGATCCGCCTATTGCACGTCCGCGGCGCGCAGGTCACCTATGCCGATCCCCATGTGCCGAGCGTCAAGATGGAGGATGGCTCCGACATGCGCGCCATCGACCTCACCGACACCGCGCTGGCCGCCGCCGACTGCGTCGTCATTCTCACCGACCATTCCGCCTTCGACTATCCGCACATCTGCGCCACCTCACGCTTGGTCTTCGACTGCCGCAACGCGACCAAGCACGTCCCGCCCGGCACCGGCCGGGTGCGGAAGTTGTGA
- a CDS encoding OmpH family outer membrane protein: MRRQRVPGWVLRRCLPAVTVMVALTGARPALAQVHVGTVDVERVRKDSPAFKSALKEIDDMVADFEKRRDRKRAELDSLSQELQEATDRNLSATVDRYRRALTEKSREFGTFMDETFGTNGIIETHSSELMTPLYQKLAEAAKVVAQAQKLDLILDLEQINPLFTSDQLDVTDAVLVELAKLR; encoded by the coding sequence ATGCGTAGACAGAGAGTTCCGGGCTGGGTACTGCGGCGCTGCCTGCCGGCCGTGACCGTGATGGTCGCGCTGACAGGCGCCCGCCCCGCGCTGGCACAGGTGCATGTCGGTACGGTCGACGTGGAGCGTGTGCGCAAGGACTCGCCCGCGTTCAAAAGCGCCCTGAAGGAAATCGATGACATGGTGGCCGACTTCGAGAAGCGTCGCGATCGCAAACGCGCCGAGCTCGATTCGCTGTCGCAGGAACTGCAGGAGGCGACGGACCGCAATCTGTCGGCCACGGTCGATCGATATAGGCGGGCCCTGACCGAGAAATCCCGGGAGTTCGGCACGTTCATGGATGAGACCTTCGGCACCAATGGGATCATCGAGACCCATTCATCCGAACTGATGACGCCCCTCTACCAGAAGCTGGCGGAGGCGGCCAAGGTCGTCGCCCAGGCGCAGAAACTCGATTTGATCCTGGATCTGGAGCAGATCAATCCGCTGTTCACATCGGACCAACTCGACGTTACCGATGCCGTGCTGGTGGAACTGGCCAAGCTGCGATAG
- a CDS encoding tetratricopeptide repeat protein yields the protein MMIRRSVRHTMLISTSMLRKAVTATAAGLVALAVLIPSGAAPQAQTRARAPRDTVRLIPPILDTALLRSGELVPGRGVRVRVMSGHLRPEVMEAEQLMDQQRFQDAINLLTPIWDSTPSPSRDDPVASSLKRAHRGLKDYGGVFRVLHKQLSAQPGDPLLLSELADTYFAADAADSAAAVLRQLIAASPEDPSRYQLAAESYMRSGRTNDGVATYRAGRARIGDSAIFAENLARILEARREYTGAISEYFRWLGAQPDAGAVVQREVTTLIKISEAADQVTAALRKIVIASPKNEFAHALYGDLLAESGQLDSAFAEYRRADLLASQPGKHRRAGIERCLETRHYREARDEAIAFLQDYPGHPDGIRVWLARGRAELALGQPFVAADLLKELMGQMPDLPERTRIAYEVGEIYRLHTDRQDSAQVYFRRVVEHPGRVPERAVALLRLGEIAIHDGSLVRADSIFQQAGGENPTPPLEEEIAFRRGELLFFTGAYDECSAHLTELVKRFPRGMFVNDALELSLMLKENKDAMNWSLNRYAAGMLAARRGQTDSALAYLATLAGDSANSLADEAIFQEGLLYTAIGRPQDAGAAYRNLIARYPDCFLVPRAWVRLGELYAGPLADLAQARAAYQTVLTDFQDSPLVEEARRRLQALPSP from the coding sequence ATGATGATCAGAAGATCCGTCCGGCATACGATGTTGATATCCACGTCCATGCTCCGTAAGGCGGTGACAGCGACGGCGGCGGGTCTCGTTGCGCTGGCAGTCTTGATTCCTTCCGGCGCGGCGCCGCAGGCCCAGACCAGAGCCAGAGCTCCGCGCGACACGGTCCGTCTCATTCCGCCCATTCTGGACACCGCCCTTCTCCGCAGCGGCGAGTTGGTGCCCGGTCGGGGGGTGCGCGTTCGGGTCATGTCTGGCCACCTGCGCCCGGAGGTGATGGAGGCCGAGCAGTTGATGGACCAGCAGCGGTTCCAGGATGCGATCAACCTCCTGACGCCGATCTGGGACAGCACGCCATCGCCGTCCCGCGACGATCCGGTGGCATCATCACTCAAGCGTGCCCATCGTGGGCTCAAGGACTACGGCGGTGTGTTCCGCGTCCTACACAAGCAGTTGTCGGCTCAACCGGGGGACCCGCTGCTGTTGTCGGAGCTGGCGGATACATACTTCGCTGCCGATGCCGCGGATTCGGCGGCGGCGGTCCTGCGTCAATTGATCGCGGCGTCTCCCGAGGATCCGTCGCGTTACCAGTTGGCTGCGGAGTCGTACATGCGAAGTGGCCGAACCAACGACGGGGTAGCGACTTACAGAGCCGGTCGGGCACGGATCGGCGATTCGGCGATCTTTGCCGAGAATCTGGCCCGCATCTTGGAGGCGCGTCGGGAGTACACCGGCGCCATCAGCGAGTATTTCCGTTGGCTGGGTGCGCAACCGGATGCGGGGGCCGTGGTGCAACGGGAGGTCACGACCCTGATCAAGATCTCGGAGGCGGCCGACCAGGTCACCGCGGCGCTGCGGAAGATCGTCATTGCCTCGCCGAAGAACGAGTTCGCCCATGCCCTGTACGGCGATCTGTTGGCGGAGTCGGGGCAGCTCGACAGCGCCTTTGCCGAGTACCGGCGTGCCGATCTTTTGGCGTCGCAGCCCGGCAAGCACCGGCGCGCAGGGATTGAACGCTGCCTGGAAACCAGGCACTATCGCGAAGCGCGTGACGAGGCGATCGCGTTTCTGCAAGACTACCCCGGCCACCCGGATGGGATCCGTGTCTGGCTGGCGCGGGGACGCGCGGAGTTGGCGCTGGGGCAGCCATTCGTCGCCGCCGACCTGCTCAAAGAGTTGATGGGGCAGATGCCCGACTTGCCGGAGCGTACCCGGATCGCGTACGAGGTCGGCGAGATCTACCGGCTGCACACCGACCGGCAGGATTCGGCACAGGTCTATTTCCGCCGCGTGGTCGAGCACCCCGGACGGGTGCCGGAGCGGGCGGTCGCTTTGCTTCGCTTGGGAGAAATCGCGATCCACGACGGCAGCCTGGTGCGCGCCGATTCGATCTTCCAGCAGGCCGGGGGGGAGAATCCGACGCCACCGCTGGAGGAGGAGATTGCCTTCCGTCGGGGGGAGCTGCTGTTTTTCACCGGCGCCTATGATGAGTGCTCGGCGCATCTCACAGAGTTGGTCAAGCGATTTCCCCGCGGGATGTTTGTGAACGACGCTCTGGAACTGAGTCTGATGCTCAAGGAGAACAAGGACGCCATGAACTGGTCGTTGAATCGCTACGCGGCGGGGATGCTGGCGGCGCGTCGCGGCCAGACCGACTCGGCTCTGGCGTATTTGGCGACGCTGGCGGGGGATTCGGCCAACTCGCTGGCGGACGAGGCGATCTTCCAGGAGGGGCTGCTCTACACCGCGATCGGCCGCCCACAGGATGCCGGGGCGGCATACCGCAATCTGATCGCGCGCTATCCCGACTGCTTCCTTGTTCCCCGGGCGTGGGTCCGTCTGGGAGAGCTCTATGCCGGACCATTGGCCGACCTCGCCCAGGCGCGGGCCGCCTACCAGACTGTCCTAACCGACTTCCAAGATTCGCCTCTGGTGGAGGAGGCACGACGGCGTCTGCAGGCGCTCCCATCACCGTGA